One Niallia circulans DNA segment encodes these proteins:
- a CDS encoding Cof-type HAD-IIB family hydrolase, with protein sequence MDVDGTLTNNEKVISAKTKEILLKAQKAGAILVLASGRPTSGLRDLAKELEMEKHHGLLVSFNGSKVVDCETDEVLFNETMTVEQGQAVLEHMKKFEVIPMIDKDNYMYVNDVFNNEITYNGNLINIMKYESRGGKYKLSEVDDLAAFADYRLNKILTAGSDDYLQKHYKEMMEPFKDTLNCVFTAPFYFEFTAQGIDKAKALDTVLIPRGYKKEEMIAFGDGHNDATMVEYAGIGVAMANAVDDLKAVADEVTRSNEEDGIAFTLRKYFK encoded by the coding sequence ATGGATGTTGATGGTACATTAACTAATAATGAAAAAGTAATTTCTGCAAAAACAAAAGAAATCTTACTAAAAGCACAAAAAGCTGGTGCTATCTTAGTTCTTGCTTCCGGTAGACCAACATCTGGATTAAGAGATTTGGCGAAAGAGTTAGAAATGGAAAAGCATCATGGACTCTTAGTTTCTTTTAATGGATCAAAAGTCGTGGATTGTGAAACAGATGAAGTTTTATTTAATGAAACGATGACTGTCGAACAAGGTCAAGCCGTGCTTGAGCATATGAAAAAATTTGAAGTCATTCCTATGATTGATAAAGATAACTATATGTATGTTAATGATGTCTTCAATAATGAAATAACGTATAATGGTAATTTAATTAACATAATGAAGTACGAATCCCGTGGTGGTAAATATAAACTATCTGAAGTAGATGACTTGGCAGCTTTTGCTGATTATCGACTAAATAAAATTCTAACTGCCGGATCAGATGATTATCTTCAAAAACACTATAAAGAAATGATGGAGCCTTTCAAAGATACTTTGAATTGTGTGTTTACAGCTCCCTTTTACTTTGAATTTACTGCTCAGGGTATAGATAAAGCAAAAGCGTTAGATACAGTACTAATTCCTAGAGGATACAAAAAGGAAGAAATGATTGCTTTCGGAGACGGCCACAATGATGCTACCATGGTTGAATATGCTGGCATTGGAGTAGCTATGGCTAACGCAGTAGACGATTTGAAGGCTGTAGCTGATGAAGTTACTCGCTCAAATGAAGAAGACGGAATTGCTTTTACTTTACGTAAATACTTTAAATAA
- a CDS encoding AraC family transcriptional regulator: protein MNSALEIFSDSSERINYNLPDFPLYVRKGRLLHFDKYVAPSHWHSDLEFILVLDGRMEYYVNGQTVSIEKGNGIFVNSKRMHYGYSNNMNDCHFIVVVIHPILLGEHTQLGKVYLEEKFGLSTEDYILLNKQVQWQEEALTKLIEIFEEMHQNANPLRLNAQVMSLCANIGDHIQKVPRNHVDDNSWETVWKMTTFIHEHYEEKVTLDDIAFAGNVCRSICCNLFSKYIEQTPNNYLIGYRIQKSCEMLKETNRSISEIAIACGFQSGSYFSYTFRKKMGYGPQDYRKRITIASPRSTY, encoded by the coding sequence ATGAATTCAGCATTGGAGATATTTTCGGATTCATCAGAACGAATAAACTATAATTTACCTGATTTCCCTTTGTATGTGCGGAAAGGAAGATTACTTCACTTTGATAAATATGTTGCACCAAGTCATTGGCATTCCGATTTAGAATTCATTTTAGTACTTGATGGCAGGATGGAATATTATGTTAATGGTCAAACGGTCAGTATTGAAAAGGGTAATGGAATTTTTGTTAATAGTAAACGTATGCATTATGGATATTCTAACAATATGAATGATTGCCACTTTATTGTTGTAGTTATTCATCCCATATTGCTTGGTGAGCACACTCAATTAGGAAAAGTTTACCTAGAGGAAAAATTCGGATTATCTACGGAAGACTATATATTATTGAATAAACAAGTTCAATGGCAAGAAGAAGCACTCACAAAATTAATAGAAATATTCGAAGAAATGCATCAAAACGCAAATCCACTTCGTTTAAATGCCCAAGTTATGTCTCTTTGTGCAAATATAGGAGATCATATACAAAAAGTCCCTAGGAACCATGTTGATGATAATTCTTGGGAGACAGTCTGGAAAATGACAACCTTTATTCATGAACATTATGAAGAAAAAGTAACACTTGATGACATTGCCTTTGCAGGAAATGTTTGTAGGAGTATCTGTTGTAATTTATTTAGTAAATACATTGAACAAACCCCCAATAATTATCTAATAGGCTATCGAATTCAAAAAAGTTGCGAAATGCTAAAAGAAACAAATAGGTCAATTAGTGAGATAGCAATTGCATGTGGTTTTCAAAGTGGAAGTTATTTTTCCTATACTTTCCGTAAGAAAATGGGGTATGGGCCACAAGATTATCGAAAGCGAATTACAATAGCCAGTCCTCGTTCTACTTACTAA
- a CDS encoding MATE family efflux transporter translates to MSKQLKKSQSEFNRTLNTSLFSLVLPIAFQNLISAAAIGVDVIMLGVINQSVMSAVSLAGQVTFVLSLFYMGISTGAGILTAQYWGRNDVNVIQRVFSITSIFSLSISIIFFVFSFCFPEVLMRLLTNDTELIYYGKIFLRTVSFSYIAMGLSQVYFSVIKSMENAQFSAWISSICLFLNIGLNALCVYVFFPGMPEKAITGVAAATVCAKFVELGCCIIHSIRYSQVKFHLPLKDKINRQLRKDFLKYTIPIQANYFVWGGGLTVATSIIGHVSADMVAANSIATVVRNLAVVFCAGISSGGAVLIGKYLGSNDTVMAIKASKRINLYALLLGIVAGVTILMIKPLVFLIVDLNVNAQSYLDGMLYVCAYYCIGKSINSTIIGGFFPAGGDAKFGLWCDIVVMWIIVLPIGYMSAFVWNLHPILLYAVLNLDEILKLPLAVYRYSQYRWVKNITREVASNE, encoded by the coding sequence GTGTCAAAACAATTAAAGAAATCACAAAGTGAATTTAATCGTACCCTTAATACTTCTTTGTTTTCGTTAGTATTACCAATAGCCTTTCAAAATTTAATTTCAGCAGCTGCCATTGGGGTAGATGTTATAATGCTTGGTGTAATTAATCAATCTGTAATGTCAGCCGTATCACTTGCGGGACAAGTAACATTTGTATTGTCGCTATTTTATATGGGTATTTCAACTGGAGCAGGGATACTAACGGCTCAATATTGGGGAAGGAATGACGTAAATGTAATTCAACGGGTATTTAGTATTACTAGTATATTTTCACTGAGTATATCGATAATATTTTTTGTTTTTTCATTTTGCTTTCCCGAAGTGTTAATGCGATTACTTACAAATGATACAGAGTTAATTTACTATGGAAAGATCTTTTTGCGAACTGTATCGTTCTCGTATATAGCAATGGGACTATCTCAGGTTTATTTTAGCGTGATAAAAAGTATGGAGAACGCACAATTCAGTGCATGGATTAGTTCCATTTGTCTTTTTCTTAATATTGGATTAAATGCACTTTGTGTTTATGTATTCTTTCCAGGCATGCCAGAAAAGGCCATTACAGGGGTAGCAGCGGCAACGGTTTGTGCTAAGTTCGTAGAGCTAGGATGTTGTATCATTCATTCAATCAGATACAGCCAAGTTAAATTTCACCTACCATTAAAAGATAAAATTAATCGTCAGTTACGCAAAGACTTCCTAAAATATACAATTCCTATACAGGCTAATTATTTTGTATGGGGCGGTGGCTTAACAGTTGCTACTTCCATAATCGGACATGTAAGCGCCGATATGGTTGCGGCAAACTCTATCGCAACCGTAGTCAGAAACTTAGCAGTAGTGTTTTGTGCAGGCATTTCTAGTGGAGGTGCTGTGCTGATAGGAAAATATTTAGGAAGTAATGACACAGTGATGGCAATAAAAGCATCTAAAAGAATTAATTTATATGCATTGCTTTTAGGTATTGTAGCAGGTGTGACTATATTGATGATAAAGCCGTTGGTGTTCCTTATAGTAGATCTAAACGTTAATGCCCAATCATACTTAGATGGTATGTTGTATGTATGCGCTTACTATTGTATTGGTAAGTCCATTAATTCAACAATCATTGGTGGATTTTTTCCAGCTGGAGGAGATGCGAAATTTGGGCTTTGGTGTGATATTGTTGTAATGTGGATTATAGTATTGCCAATAGGCTATATGAGTGCATTTGTGTGGAATTTACACCCTATATTACTGTATGCAGTACTCAATTTAGATGAAATTCTCAAGTTGCCGTTGGCTGTATATCGTTACAGTCAATATAGATGGGTTAAAAATATTACAAGAGAAGTGGCATCAAATGAATAA
- a CDS encoding sugar O-acetyltransferase encodes MTMRERIHSGKLFTDYCEGLPEDRMQAKRRMMEFNATSPDALADRVQIMAEIFGKETKAWIEPPFYFCYGTNIEIGEGTYINFNCNFVDDTKIIIGKKVLFGPAVTIATVGHPINPNYREYMYAEPVKIKDNCWIGAGSIICPGVTIGENSVIGAGSVVTKDVPANSVAVGNPCRVLRTINEHDMEHYYKDRKITQQDLDEEASLR; translated from the coding sequence ATGACAATGAGAGAAAGAATCCATTCTGGAAAGCTATTTACTGATTATTGTGAAGGATTACCAGAGGATAGAATGCAAGCTAAAAGAAGAATGATGGAATTTAATGCTACAAGCCCAGATGCATTAGCAGACAGAGTTCAAATAATGGCAGAAATATTCGGTAAAGAAACAAAAGCCTGGATAGAACCACCATTTTACTTCTGCTATGGCACAAATATTGAAATTGGAGAAGGTACTTACATTAATTTTAATTGTAATTTTGTTGATGACACGAAAATTATCATTGGAAAAAAAGTATTGTTTGGTCCGGCCGTAACGATTGCTACTGTTGGCCATCCAATTAATCCTAATTACAGAGAGTATATGTATGCTGAACCAGTAAAAATCAAAGATAACTGTTGGATTGGAGCTGGAAGTATAATATGTCCAGGGGTAACCATTGGTGAAAACAGTGTTATAGGGGCTGGAAGCGTAGTGACAAAAGATGTTCCAGCTAACTCAGTTGCTGTTGGTAATCCTTGCAGAGTATTGCGAACAATAAATGAACATGATATGGAGCACTACTATAAGGACAGAAAAATAACACAACAAGATTTAGATGAAGAAGCAAGTTTAAGGTAG
- a CDS encoding GntR family transcriptional regulator translates to MLKYQYIAIEMERYITENSLQQGDKLPIIETLISHYKVSKSTIIKALKLMEDKGIVFLVRGSGIFVRGQSRQGYVNLLPSQKFEQVDHNTSPAWRKVVGMDIVGALPEVAKALGLENCSKVYTVKFVHYLEKQVLCMEQVFYNKDIISYLDKEIISNSINNYLKDVLGLKIGFSDIYLNLDKLNTEEARFFGLKLGDPMLCKEIIYHLTSGQPFCYSKAIYHYKQAKFVIKGNSVNSL, encoded by the coding sequence ATGTTGAAATATCAGTATATTGCTATTGAAATGGAAAGGTATATTACAGAAAATTCATTACAACAAGGAGACAAGTTACCTATAATTGAGACGTTAATAAGTCACTATAAGGTTAGCAAAAGTACTATTATAAAAGCACTTAAACTTATGGAGGACAAAGGAATTGTTTTTTTGGTGAGAGGAAGTGGTATTTTTGTAAGAGGCCAAAGCAGACAAGGTTATGTTAATCTTTTGCCATCCCAGAAATTTGAACAAGTTGATCATAATACTTCTCCTGCTTGGCGAAAAGTAGTCGGCATGGATATAGTAGGTGCATTACCAGAGGTTGCAAAAGCTCTTGGTCTAGAAAACTGCTCAAAAGTATATACCGTAAAGTTTGTTCATTATCTGGAAAAGCAAGTGTTATGCATGGAACAAGTGTTTTATAATAAAGATATTATTTCTTATCTGGACAAAGAAATAATATCTAATTCAATTAATAATTATTTGAAAGACGTCTTAGGATTAAAAATAGGTTTTTCGGATATTTATTTGAATTTGGATAAACTGAACACTGAAGAAGCACGTTTTTTTGGATTGAAATTAGGGGATCCAATGCTGTGTAAAGAAATCATTTACCATCTTACAAGTGGGCAGCCATTCTGTTACTCAAAAGCAATATATCACTATAAACAGGCTAAATTCGTTATTAAAGGAAATAGTGTTAATTCTTTATGA
- a CDS encoding HPr family phosphocarrier protein: MRSEVIVNLPRGLQARNTCYFVSIASRYDCKIYIIYKGVTSGVDLMDIMNLNVLEKDEVILVANGKDEKEAISTLEEFLSEGKLDNNYSR, encoded by the coding sequence TTGAGAAGCGAGGTTATTGTTAATCTTCCAAGAGGTCTTCAGGCAAGAAACACTTGTTATTTTGTTTCAATTGCTTCTAGGTATGATTGTAAAATATATATTATTTATAAGGGAGTTACTAGTGGGGTTGATTTAATGGATATTATGAATCTAAATGTTTTAGAGAAAGACGAAGTAATACTAGTTGCTAATGGAAAAGATGAAAAGGAAGCTATTTCCACTTTGGAGGAATTTCTAAGCGAGGGAAAGTTGGATAATAACTACTCAAGATAA
- a CDS encoding LysR family transcriptional regulator: MNIEQLTYIVEVAKVKSLAGAAKTLNISQSALSQAITKLESELDIKIFNRTRSGTVPTKEGDLLIEKAQNALKAIYQIEDEVKQIKHLNDLLRITVIPGLIGPIVDTYLDFKKNDSNLKIEINEKSSMDILADLKNDKIDIGFIAINKKNMDAVTGFQFTPVRKGKLLVFTSKDSVVAKTKEIIKPNVLKEQLFVLYKDEYVQSFISNFNRLYGPINIFLKTTDTQIITNTIIKLDAITIGHDISAEFNQNFPYKEEIIALETEDFFDTSFTFGWIKKHDNKLARETNLFIEMVSNILIK, translated from the coding sequence ATGAACATAGAACAGTTAACCTATATAGTGGAAGTTGCAAAAGTAAAATCATTAGCAGGTGCAGCAAAAACATTAAATATTAGTCAATCTGCTTTAAGTCAAGCAATTACTAAATTGGAGTCTGAACTAGATATCAAAATATTTAATCGTACTAGATCCGGTACTGTGCCAACAAAAGAAGGAGATCTCCTAATAGAAAAAGCTCAAAATGCATTAAAAGCGATTTATCAGATTGAAGACGAAGTAAAACAAATTAAACATTTAAATGATTTACTACGTATAACCGTCATACCTGGTTTGATTGGACCAATAGTTGATACTTATTTAGATTTCAAAAAAAATGACTCAAACTTAAAGATTGAGATTAATGAAAAATCAAGTATGGATATCCTTGCAGATTTAAAAAATGACAAAATTGATATCGGCTTTATCGCCATCAACAAAAAAAATATGGATGCAGTTACCGGATTTCAATTCACTCCTGTTAGAAAAGGGAAACTGTTAGTCTTCACTTCAAAAGATTCCGTTGTAGCGAAAACAAAGGAAATCATTAAACCCAATGTACTTAAAGAGCAATTATTTGTATTGTATAAAGATGAATATGTACAAAGCTTTATATCAAACTTCAACCGCTTATATGGGCCTATTAATATTTTTCTTAAAACAACTGATACCCAAATAATCACCAATACTATTATAAAACTCGATGCTATAACTATCGGTCATGATATTTCGGCCGAATTCAATCAAAACTTTCCATATAAAGAAGAAATCATTGCTTTAGAAACGGAAGATTTCTTTGACACATCATTCACCTTTGGTTGGATTAAAAAACACGACAATAAGCTTGCCAGAGAAACAAACTTATTTATTGAAATGGTTAGCAATATACTAATTAAATAG
- a CDS encoding 2,3-butanediol dehydrogenase: MKAARLYGSQDLRIEMVQEPTVSSGQVKVKVEWGGICGSDLHAYSHGQSPEPHPISKQSPPITLGHEFSGTIVEVSGDVTSHKVGERVAIEPLIYCGECYACKRGYYNQCSMVGFVGLNQDGGFAEYVVVDEYMVHELPGNVSFEEGALVEPTAVSFYAVRESDLKPGDSVAIFGAGPIGLLTLLSVKAAGATKIIVVDISEERLEKAVELGATTVINGMRDDIVESILELTNGGVSVAYECAGVQPTMTNAVASVKQGGQVMAIAVFGKPVAIDMGQLLYKGANVTSRLAYKHVFPEVIDMISTGRLDVKGVITKKIELEDIVESGFEALINDKKQAKILVRTTK; encoded by the coding sequence ATGAAAGCAGCTAGATTATATGGAAGTCAAGATCTGCGAATAGAAATGGTGCAAGAACCAACTGTTTCATCCGGTCAAGTAAAAGTGAAGGTTGAATGGGGCGGAATATGTGGGAGTGACCTTCATGCGTATTCACACGGGCAATCTCCAGAGCCACATCCTATTTCTAAACAGTCACCTCCAATTACACTCGGACATGAATTCTCAGGTACAATTGTTGAGGTTTCTGGTGATGTAACGAGCCATAAAGTTGGTGAAAGAGTTGCGATTGAACCACTTATTTATTGTGGTGAATGCTATGCATGTAAGAGAGGTTATTACAACCAATGCAGCATGGTGGGGTTTGTAGGGTTAAATCAGGATGGAGGTTTTGCTGAGTATGTGGTAGTTGATGAATATATGGTTCATGAACTGCCTGGTAATGTATCTTTTGAAGAGGGTGCATTAGTTGAACCAACTGCTGTTTCATTTTATGCAGTTAGAGAAAGTGACTTGAAACCAGGGGACTCTGTAGCTATTTTTGGTGCTGGTCCAATCGGTTTGTTAACATTATTGTCTGTAAAAGCAGCAGGAGCAACAAAGATTATTGTTGTGGACATATCTGAGGAACGTTTAGAAAAAGCTGTAGAATTAGGAGCTACTACCGTTATTAATGGTATGCGTGATGATATAGTTGAAAGTATCCTTGAATTGACAAATGGCGGAGTTAGTGTTGCTTATGAATGTGCTGGGGTACAGCCGACAATGACCAATGCAGTAGCTTCGGTGAAACAAGGTGGACAAGTAATGGCAATAGCTGTATTTGGAAAACCAGTTGCGATTGATATGGGACAACTATTGTATAAAGGTGCAAATGTAACTTCAAGACTTGCATATAAACATGTTTTCCCTGAGGTAATTGATATGATTTCAACAGGCCGTTTAGATGTTAAAGGAGTTATCACAAAAAAAATTGAGTTAGAAGATATAGTCGAAAGTGGTTTTGAAGCATTAATTAATGATAAAAAACAAGCGAAAATATTAGTACGTACAACAAAGTAA
- a CDS encoding cation:proton antiporter, with protein sequence MEFILYLLLILLATKLAGELSVRLGQPSVLGKLIIGIVLGPAVLGWINNSDFIHYFSEIGVIMLMFLAGLETDLDQLKKNWKAAFAVAILGIIFPFIGGFGIGELFGLHTTYSLFIGVLLSATSVSITVQVLKDMNKLNSPEGSTILGASVVDDVLVVVLLALMTSFLGTGEEVSIGLLVGKKVLFFIGVILAGAFIVPIFLKTLSKLKVTEPVISMALVICFAFVYFADVLGMAGIIGAFAAGLAISQTEFKHTIEGKINPIAYAVFVPVFFVSIGLNVSFSGIGSQIGFIAALTASAIITKLIGGTIGAKLTGFNNHSSLIIGAGMVSRGEVALIIAATGLQEYLLLPEYFTAIVIVIIATTLFAPPLLKYLIQKAS encoded by the coding sequence ATGGAGTTTATTTTATATTTGTTATTAATTCTACTAGCTACTAAACTTGCAGGTGAGTTATCAGTCAGGTTAGGTCAACCATCTGTACTTGGGAAACTGATTATAGGAATTGTATTAGGGCCTGCAGTTCTTGGTTGGATAAATAACAGTGATTTTATTCATTATTTCTCTGAAATTGGAGTTATTATGCTTATGTTTTTAGCAGGTTTAGAGACGGACTTAGATCAACTCAAAAAAAATTGGAAAGCAGCTTTTGCTGTTGCCATACTCGGCATCATTTTTCCTTTTATCGGCGGATTCGGTATAGGTGAATTATTTGGATTACATACAACCTACTCCCTTTTTATTGGTGTGCTGTTAAGTGCGACCTCTGTGAGTATTACTGTCCAGGTCTTAAAGGATATGAATAAACTTAATTCACCTGAGGGAAGCACCATTTTAGGTGCTTCGGTGGTTGACGATGTGCTTGTTGTTGTCCTTTTAGCACTCATGACTAGTTTTCTTGGAACCGGAGAGGAAGTCTCCATTGGTTTACTAGTTGGCAAAAAAGTACTCTTCTTTATCGGTGTTATCCTTGCAGGAGCCTTTATAGTTCCCATATTTCTTAAAACGCTGTCTAAATTAAAGGTCACAGAACCTGTAATTTCTATGGCACTAGTTATTTGTTTTGCTTTTGTTTATTTTGCTGATGTCCTTGGAATGGCAGGTATTATTGGCGCATTTGCAGCCGGTTTAGCTATCTCTCAAACAGAGTTTAAGCATACTATAGAAGGGAAAATTAATCCTATCGCATATGCAGTGTTTGTTCCTGTTTTCTTTGTAAGTATAGGTCTAAATGTTTCCTTCAGTGGTATCGGAAGTCAAATTGGTTTCATTGCAGCACTAACAGCTAGTGCCATCATAACAAAACTCATAGGTGGCACTATCGGAGCAAAGTTAACTGGATTTAATAACCACTCTTCCTTGATCATTGGTGCTGGAATGGTTTCACGCGGAGAAGTTGCACTTATTATCGCTGCAACAGGTTTACAAGAATATCTCCTGTTACCTGAATATTTCACTGCTATTGTAATCGTTATAATCGCAACCACTTTGTTTGCCCCGCCATTATTGAAATATTTAATACAGAAGGCAAGTTAG
- a CDS encoding cupin domain-containing protein, with product MYYPPRIQPYPYVHLPVNNYLRYPNYWNDYDNTRNIVKDFGSKPFVVNINEAAKQNNTYRTALWTGNHLQVTLMSINVGEDIGLEVHPHVDQFLRIEQGQGIVQMGKRKENLNFVQRVYDDFAIMIPANTWHNVTNTGNMPLKLYSIYAPPQHPFGTVHLTKEQALAAE from the coding sequence ATGTACTATCCTCCAAGGATACAGCCATACCCGTATGTTCATCTCCCAGTGAATAATTATTTAAGATATCCTAATTACTGGAATGATTATGATAATACAAGAAATATAGTAAAGGATTTTGGAAGCAAACCATTTGTAGTTAATATCAATGAGGCTGCGAAGCAAAATAATACTTATCGTACTGCTTTGTGGACAGGAAATCATCTGCAAGTAACATTAATGAGTATTAATGTTGGTGAAGACATTGGATTAGAAGTTCACCCTCATGTTGACCAATTTTTAAGGATTGAACAAGGTCAAGGGATTGTTCAAATGGGTAAAAGAAAAGAAAATCTTAACTTTGTTCAAAGGGTTTATGATGATTTTGCTATTATGATCCCTGCTAATACGTGGCATAATGTAACCAATACAGGCAATATGCCATTAAAGCTTTATTCTATATATGCTCCACCTCAACATCCATTTGGTACAGTGCACTTAACAAAAGAGCAGGCTTTAGCAGCGGAGTAA
- a CDS encoding ArsR/SmtB family transcription factor, whose product MTNNTLDMKVKLIHGFSNKTRIQILECLKDGEKPVSQIVEEVKGNQSNISQHLACLKGCGIIVGRNEGKFCFYSLRNQHIRDLLDMFDVVLSDVQSDVACCENHME is encoded by the coding sequence ATGACAAATAATACTTTAGACATGAAGGTTAAACTCATTCATGGCTTTTCAAACAAAACGCGAATCCAAATTCTAGAATGCTTAAAAGATGGAGAGAAACCGGTATCGCAGATTGTCGAGGAAGTGAAAGGGAATCAATCGAATATCTCCCAGCACTTAGCCTGCTTAAAGGGCTGCGGCATTATTGTTGGCAGAAATGAAGGGAAGTTTTGTTTCTATAGTTTAAGAAATCAGCATATTCGTGATTTATTAGATATGTTTGATGTTGTTCTATCAGATGTTCAGAGTGATGTTGCTTGCTGCGAAAATCATATGGAGTGA